A stretch of Arctopsyche grandis isolate Sample6627 chromosome 9, ASM5162203v2, whole genome shotgun sequence DNA encodes these proteins:
- the LOC143917463 gene encoding PI-PLC X domain-containing protein 1-like has translation MASTSRLPLLLLLILWTIFFKVDSSLLPSPSDCGAIHLTVSALDYKLSRNPSKDNFIELNWDLSRCSGVPDSQIPNQIALYKNDPTTSNASIPLTTIFLKDHEWGYYVTDTTLGEIRLPGKRAIKYINNKIQSNIRASNSICLPFWIASFRDNQLLKSDCLKMQPTWMGDIKQDIADLQLFKIILPGTHNAGSYQFQTMLQLFRSNLIERFTLCQGVDIYTQLIFGIRYLDFRISYQALSSEKLWLSHGMVRVRPLMPLLQDIKRFLRLTSDEIVILDVHQLPAGFYDSNDAILEKRHDTLIEVFLKEFSEYIVDYEALMNSVGGTQTLKVQDIWNSGKKLIIGYPERRIISKYKWLWPAVTHMWANTNNPYELKTYLDRVMYENNMNSLWSAMAQTTPTPMDIVFSDKSLKLNADAINRNLTKWVQYDWSNRANIVSSDFFLGNNVINLAVYYNSLKGQMKKTTLGKMMFPY, from the exons ATGGCTTCCACCAGTCGTCTTCCATTATTGCTGTTGCTGATACTTTGGACAATCTTCTTCAAAGTGGACTCGTCCCTCT taCCTTCTCCATCGGACTGTGGAGCAATTCATTTGACGGTTAGTGCACTGGACTACAAACTAAGTAGGAACCCCAGCAAAGACAATTTCATAGAACTCAATTGGGACTTGAGTCGATGTTCCGGAGTACCCGATTCGCAAATACCCAACCAG ATTGCACTGTATAAAAATGATCCGACTACTTCGAATGCATCAATTCCTCTGACGACAATATTTTTGAAAGATCATGAATGGGGATATTATGTAACTGATACAACCTTGGGAGAAATACGACTTCCGGGAAAGCGAGCCATAAAG tatataaataataagatacAATCCAACATCAGAGCTTCGAATTCAATCTGCTTGCCATTTTGGATAGCCAGCTTCAGAGACAACCAACTGCTAAAAAGTGACTGTTTGAAAATGCAACCGACTTGGATGGGTGACATCAA GCAGGACATTGCTGATTtgcaactttttaaaataatcctTCCTGGGACGCACAATGCCGGGTCGTATCAGTTTCAGACCATGCTGCAACTATTCAGGAGCAATCTAATAGAAAGGTTCACTTTGTGTCAAGGAGTAGACATATACACTCAATTAATATTTGGAATTAGATACTTAGATTTCAGGATTTCATACCAAGCTTTAAGTTCCGAAAA attgtgGTTAAGTCATGGAATGGTCAGAGTTAGACCACTTATGCCTCTCTTGCAAGACATCAAAAGATTCTTGCGGTTAACATCGGATgaa ATTGTAATTTTGGATGTACATCAACTGCCTGCTGGATTTTACGATTCCAATGACGCTATCTTAGAAAAAAGACATGACACCTTGATCGAAGTGTTTTTGAAAGAATTCTCTGAATATATAGTTGATTATGAGGCACTGATGAACAGCGTAGGAGGAACCCAAACACTAAAAGTTCAAGATATATGGAACTCTGGAAAAAAACTCATCATAGGTTATCCAGAAAGGCGTATTATTAGTA AATACAAATGGCTTTGGCCAGCCGTTACGCATATGTGGGCCAATACAAACAATCCATATGAATTAAAg acATATCTCGATCGAGTGATGTATGAAAATAACATGAACAGTCTTTGGTCAGCAATGGCACAAACAACTCCAACACCAATGGATATCGTCTTCAGTGATAAGAGTCTGAAGCTGAATGCAGACGCCATCAACAGAAACCTAACCAAATGGGTCCAGTACGATTGGTCCAACAGAGCCAACATAGTTTCTTCTGATTTCTTCTTGGGAAACAACGTTATCAATCTGGCTGTTTACTATAACAGTCTCAAAGGACAAATGAAGAAAACAACCCTAGGAAAAATGATGTTCCCATATTGA
- the LOC143916842 gene encoding PI-PLC X domain-containing protein 1-like — MSPLPTANTAEVSKHRKHAPVLYRSKVPSIKLWSAVVVLLAIAQHSSAIESKTLCSPVYITVSSLTDYPGNLELNWDQHCGEKPDWVGLFEVDPTVIQTATPLVKINVKDHPWNFYRTKIVLDVPKLPGGWDKGSAETEHSVIPGPHCLPYWIASFKDNILQNTNCLKIQPTWMYDKMNQLSNIPLSKLLLPGTHNSGSYNSNVSVLKGEGFNRFVLTQDHDIWTQLVFGIRYLDFRIGYYRPIEGTASSSDDDYHQDDDVLEDRFWINHDLIKITALTPLLRDIKRFLKFAKNEVVILDIHRLPIGFYFDGKMRSKRHRMLLNLLYQEFEDIAVDYQEVNVPRSKANLHLLDGPRMKDIWESGRRLIICYPEDSAAAVNSLIWPRLRQMWGDKQTPSNLKTYIQGVVSQPLPPTAPKGNPLWAVMAHLTPSALDIIFNPRNNLRKMADSINRNLTIWVQNDWWKKANIIATDFYLGNNLIELSINSVPLKTIYGTDGK; from the exons ATGTCGCCTTTGCCAACCGCGAATACAGCGGAAGTGTCAAAACACCGTAAACATGCCCCAGTGTTGTATCGTTCAAAGGTTCCAAGTATCAAATTGTGGTCTGCCGTTGTGGTGTTGTTGGCCATCGCTCAGCACTCATCTGCCATTGAATCCA AAACATTATGTTCTCCCGTCTACATCACAGTGTCTTCTCTGACTGACTATCCTGGTAATTTGGAGCTCAATTGGGACCAGCACTGTGGCGAAAAGCCAGATTGG GTAGGACTTTTTGAAGTTGATCCTACTGTGATACAAACGGCTACCCCTTTAGTGAAAATTAACGTCAAAGACCATCCATGGAACTTTTATCGCACAAAGATTGTATTAGACGTACCAAAACTGCCCGGGGGATGGGACAAAGGT TCAGCAGAAACAGAGCATTCTGTCATTCCAGGACCTCATTGCTTACCCTACTGGATCGCCAGTTTCAAAGACaacattttacaaaatacaaactGCTTAAAAATTCAACCCACTTGGATGTATGATAAAAT GAATCAACTGTCCAATATTCCCCTATCGAAATTGCTATTGCCTGGAACTCACAATTCTGGTTCATACAATAGCAACGTGTCGGTATTGAAGGGTGAAGGTTTTAACCGTTTTGTTTTGACCCAAGATCATGACATTTGGACGCAATTAGTCTTCGGAATAAGATATTTGGATTTCAGGATCGGATACTATCGACCAATTGAAGGAACCGCCAGCTCTAGCGATGATGACTACCATCAAGACGACGACGTTCTCGAAGACAG ATTTTGGATTAATCACGATCTCATAAAAATAACTGCCCTGACTCCTTTGCTTCGTGATATCAAGAGGTTTTTAAAGTTTGcaaaaaatgag GTAGTAATCCTCGATATACATCGTTTACCGATTGGTTTTTACTTTGATGGTAAAATGAGGTCTAAAAGACATAGAATGCTTTTGAACTTGTTGTACCAAGAATTCGAAGATATTGCGGTAGATTACCAGGAAGTTAATGTTCCAAGATCAAAAGCAAATTTACATCTTTTAGATGGACCTAGAATGAAAGATATCTGGGAAAGCGGTAGAAGATTGATAATTTGTTACCCTGAAGACTCGGCTGCTGCag TGAACAGTTTGATTTGGCCTCGTTTGAGGCAAATGTGGGGTGACAAGCAAACCCCTTCAAATCTGAAGACCTACATTCAAGGAGTGGTATCTCAACCGCTACCACCCACAGCTCCTAAGGGAAATCCCTTGTGGGCAGTAATGGCTCACTTGACCCCGTCCGCTCTAGACATAATATTTAATCCTAGAAATAATCTGCGCAAAATGGCAGATTCAATTAAtagaaatttgacgatttggGTGCAAAATGATTGGTGGAAAAAGGCAAACATTATAGCAACCGATTTTTATTTAGGCAACAACTTAATCGAACTGTCTATCAATTCTGTGCCGCTGAAAACTATTTACGGAACTGATGGAAAATAG
- the LOC143917441 gene encoding baculoviral IAP repeat-containing protein 7-B-like translates to MSNTPSSKSLDFLQFSGLDMQIKWNRQLSLKAFKSPHVQPEALAENGFFYYGQGDAVECYACGANLGSWVEGDDPKVEHKKYAPDCPMTNDGNDNPDPEPYCQVEPTFALYANIHKRLETFAIWPSILESLIHPLAEAGFFYSGLNDKTTCFFCSGNLDNWQVGDDPWFRHADIFPYCKYVDIIKGFEYIVNIKFKKNHNPDIDESPAELPINNEYSHIPKNLCIICKSDSRSYLFKRCGHIAVCQKCLPKDKICPICRLPYEKEIKIFYSYHGV, encoded by the coding sequence ATGTCAAACACtccatcatcaaaatcattaGATTTCTTACAATTTAGTGGACTTGATATGCAGATTAAATGGAATCGACAACTATCATTGAAGGCTTTCAAATCGCCTCATGTTCAACCAGAAGCTCTCGctgaaaatggatttttttactACGGCCAAGGAGACGCCGTTGAATGTTACGCTTGCGGTGCTAACTTGGGTTCTTGGGTTGAAGGAGATGATCCTAAAGTAGAACACAAAAAATATGCTCCCGATTGTCCAATGACCAACGATGGAAACGATAATCCGGATCCAGAACCGTATTGTCAAGTCGAACCTACTtttgcattatatgctaatATTCATAAACGTTTGGAAACTTTTGCAATTTGGCCTTCCATACTTGAAAGTCTTATACATCCACTGGCAGAAGCTGGATTCTTTTACTCAGGTCTCAACGATAAAACAACGTGCTTTTTCTGCTCCGGTAATTTGGATAATTGGCAGGTTGGCGATGATCCGTGGTTCAGGCATGCTGATATCTTCccttattgtaaatatgttgatattattaaggGTTTCgaatatatagtaaatataaaattcaaaaagaaCCACAACCCTGATATAGATGAGAGTCCTGCTGAACTACcgataaataatgaatattcaCATATTCCAAAGAATTTATGTATCATCTGTAAAAGCGATAGCAGGAGTTACCTGTTTAAAAGGTGTGGACATATAGCCGTTTGCCAAAAGTGTTTGCCCAAAGATAAAATTTGCCCAATTTGTCGTCTACCCtatgaaaaagaaataaaaatattttattcctaCCATGGAGTATAA